The Vidua chalybeata isolate OUT-0048 chromosome 31, bVidCha1 merged haplotype, whole genome shotgun sequence genome window below encodes:
- the LOC128801718 gene encoding zinc finger protein 345-like isoform X2 — protein sequence MFWQNMPKICGFHPKTELGWENELWKFPKFPKFPFFPPAAEEIAISWPRITAFAESHRRRGLGADAAPASPSDNEEEEPPPHPLEKSEIPGTPPAPNPKSPSSPASAKPGTTEVPDPEPQSRKAQGKRQGKSGTRSFKKFPPRNLRCHDCGKALALPKCRRGTERPHKCPECGKSFRLSSSLVTHQRRHSGENPYKCPDCGKSFSVGSAFIQHQRIHGGTAPCRCGVCGKSFPASSGLVKHQKLHLEEKPYKCGDCGKGFNWNSHLERHRRIHTGEKPYECPECGKSFSWSSHLDRHRRTHAAAEPAGRCAECGAGSPEPLERGMPKTPKSPKMPKNRRELLEKPHKCAECGKGFGVAAALAQHRRGHAPGKPYECRECGKSFSWSSHLDRHRRIHMGEKPFRCGNCGKSFSQSSHLERHRKIHREPCQECGKNGGKKGGKSFQKRCRILGEPCGDCSAGSAREEECDECGKDLGSGLASGLGTNAGNLKDQGTQTGEKPYTCPECGKSFTQNSALAKHRRMHTGEKPYKCPECGKSFGVRSNLIKHRRTHLGEKPYKCPECGKGFIQKSDLTKHRRMHTGEKPYECRECGKCFSVSSNLIKHQRIHLGEKPFQCSECGKSFIQRSELTIHRRVHTGEKPYKCPECGKCFSRSSHLNRHQRTHGKAGAAASSSSFSSSSSSFSSSSSSSAVPAAPAAPGGLAFPAFPGSSAVPAALELPWALALPGRAFPGFPVGN from the exons ATGTTTTGGCAAAATATGCCCAAAATTTGtggatttcaccccaaaacagagctgggctgggaaaatGAACTCtggaaattcccaaaattcccaaaattcccgttttttcccccgGCAGCCGAGGAAATCGCCATCAGTTGGCCGCGGATCACCGCCTTCGCCGAATCGCACCGGAGACGCGGCCTGGGCGCCG aTGCCGCCCCGGCCTCGCCGAGCGACAACGAGGAGGAAGAGCCGCCGCCGCACCCTCTGGAAAAATCCGAAATCCCGGGAACACCACCGGCGccgaaccccaaatccccatcgAGCCCCGCCAGCGCCAAACCCGGCACCACCGAGGTGCCAGACCCAGAACCCCAATCCCGAAAAGCGCAGGGAAAACGCCAAGGAAAATCCGGCACCCGCAGCTTCAAGAAATTCCCGCCGCGAAACCTCCGGTGCCACGACTGCGGCAAAGCTTTGGCGTTGCCGAAATGCCGGCGCGGTACGGAACGACCCCATAAATGCCCGGAATGTGGGAAGAGTTTCCGGTTGAGCTCCAGCTTGGTCACCCACCAACGACGGCATTCCGGGGAAAATCCCTACAAATGCCCGGATTGCGGGAAATCCTTCAGCGTCGGCTCGGCGTTCATCCAGCACCAGCGGATCCACGGCGGCACGGCGCCGTGCCGGTGCGGGGTTTGCGGGAAGAGCTTCCCGGCGAGTTCGGGTTTGGTGAAGCACCAGAAGCTTCACCTGGAAGAGAAACCCTACAAATGCGGCGATTGCGGCAAAGGGTTCAActggaattcccacctggagCGGCACCGGCGGATTCACACTGGAGAGAAACCCTACGAGTGCCCGGAGTGTGGCAAGAGCTTCTCTTGGAGCTCCCACCTGGATCGGCATCGCCGAACCCACGCCGCGGCCGAGCCCGCCGGGCGCTGCGCCGAGTGCGGGGCGGGATCGCCGGAACCGCTGGAACGCGGGATGCCCAAAACGCCGAAAAGTCCCAAAATGCCCAAAAACCGGCGGGAGTTGTTGGAGAAACCCCACAAATGCGCGGAATGCGGGAAGGGTTTCGGCGTGGCGGCGGCGTTGGCGCAGCACCGGCGTGGCCATGCTCCCGGCAAACCCTATGAGTGCCGGGAATGCgggaaaagcttttcctggaGCTCCCACCTGGATCGGCACCGGCGAATCCACATGGGGGAAAAGCCTTTCCGCTGCGGGAACTGTGGCAAGAGTTTTTCCCAAAGTTCCCACTTGGAGCGGCACCGGAAAATCCACCGGGAGCCGTGCCAGGAATGCGGCAAGAACGGCGggaaaaaaggtgggaaaagctTCCAAAAACGCTGCCGGATTTTGGGGGAGCCGTGCGGCGACTGCAGCGCGGGGTCGGCGCGGGAGGAGGAATGCGACGAGTGCGGGAAAGATTTGGGGTCTGGTTTGGCGTCGGGTTTGGGGACGAACGCCGGGAATTTGAAGGATCAAGGCACGCAGACCGGCGAGAAGCCGTACACGTGCCCGGAATGCGGGAAGAGCTTCACTCAAAATTCGGCGTTGGCCAAACACCGGCGAATGCACACGGGGGAGAAACCCTACAAATGCCCCGAGTGCGGCAAGAGCTTCGGCGTGCGCTCCAACCTCATCAAGCACCGACGCACGCACCTCGGCGAGAAACCCTACAAATGTCCCGAGTGCGGCAAAGGCTTCATCCAGAAATCCGACCTCACCAAACACCGCCGGATGCACACCGGCGAGAAACCCTACGAGTGCCGGGAGTGCGGGAAGTGCTTCAGCGTCTCCTCCAACCTCATCAAGCACCAACGGATCCACCTGGGCGAGAAACCCTTCCAGTGCTCCGAGTGCGGCAAGAGCTTCATCCAGCGCTCCGAGCTCACCATCCACCGGCGCGTGCACACCGGCGAGAAGCCCTACAAGTGCCCGGAGTGCGGCAAGTGCTTCAGCCGCAGCTCGCACCTCAACCGGCACCAGCGCACCCACGGCAAAgccggcgccgccgcctcgTCCTcgtccttctcctcctcctcttcctccttctcctcctcctcctcctcgtccgCGGTGccggcggcgccggcggcgcCCGGAGGTTTGGCCTTCCCAGCGTTCCCGGGCTCCTCGGCTGTGCCGGCGGCGTTGGAGCTGCCCTGGGCGTTGGCGTTGCCGGGCCGGGCGTTCCCGGGGTTTCCGGTGGGTAATTAG
- the LOC128801709 gene encoding zinc finger protein 850-like, with protein MDPWGEEEEEEEEPEVIFGDEGEEDPYNPNGIQGTPDSNPTLADAPEIAELDPGALFPSADLSERETLRWTVVQQIDPGTSAKSRRSGRSPKSQSFSNFKSIIVLQKSYECSECGKSFSCSSHFSKHRRTHTGEKPFRCFHCGKSFNVSSNLYRHQRGHGGAEAAPEKPRGLPYKCQECGKSFRRNKELATHQRLHTGNLPFQCGDCGKSFSWSSHWLRHQRIHTGEKPYECPECGKSFSRSSHLYRHQRGHAGGRSYICTYCGRSFGSILHFERHQRTHTGVRPYKCSLCRKSFGDAPALVKHQRIHLGEGPFQCEECGKGFGARSQYARHRRSFHGGSGAEKPYRCGDCGKSFSWSSHWERHQRIHTGEKPYECPECGKSFGRTSHLYRHQRTHAGGRPHVCGECGKSFNSTLHFQKHQRAHGAGARKSCGECGKSFSDPSALAKHQRIHEESQKSGKSLVDSSTLANHQRVHEKSQKSGESLVESQKSGESLVESQKSCSECGRTFGDPSTLAKHRRLHDSGRNFGTGSQLRRHLRSHGEEEMPEGRDRRFWGFFRLGFGILGEMQENYENVISLAEEIAISWPRITAFAESHRRRGLGAAAEAEGDQPHPSPPPAPPPPPGVSGDGGGAEPDLRRQLGLILQTAGRSQVEKMLRELVREQGQAGKRRNRRRTAKDGGAGASSGPEDDPTPPAPQEPPHPPTDDDPPSTGKSRKPTGSCSECGKSPAKPRRCSECGRRCRQPDRGGAAAEKPHRCGDCGKGFSRGSNLAQHRRIHTGERPHRCGDCGKGFIQRSDLERHRRVHTGERPYPCGDCGKRFSVSSHLDRHRRTHAGGPGPPEQPRAKTKTATPAAESAPYRCPDCGKSFGQRSALAKHRKTHTGERPHRCGDCGKSFSRGSNLTQHRRIHTGERPFACGDCGKGFIQRSDLERHQRVHTGERPYSCGECGKSFSVSSHLDRHRKIHAAERASYRCPEHLAGFLAAHRHGRLFQCGQCGRCFGQGAALLKHQRCHGGAGGGGSAAPKCLDCGKSRGLCQDCGRQPEAAPAAPEKPYKCQECGKSFGQRSALVKHRRIHTGEKPYKCQDCSKGFIQKSDLTIHRRMHTGEKPYECRECGKCFSVSSNLLTHQRTHLGEKPFQCSECGKSFIQRSELTIHRRVHTGEKPYKCPECGKCFSRSSHLNRHQRTHGKAGAAASSSSFSSSSSSFSSSSSSSAVPAAPAAPGGLAFPAFPGSSAVPAALELPWALALPGRAFPGFPVGN; from the exons ATGGATCCgtggggggaggaagaggaggaggaggaggagccggAGGTGATTTTTGGGGATGAGGGGGAGGAAGATCCCTACAATCCTAACGGGATCCAGG gaacCCCAGACTCGAACCCAACGTTGGCGGACGCTCCGGAAATCGCGGAGTTGGATCCCGGCGCCCTCTTCCCGAGCGCTGACCTTTCCGAGCGGGAGACTCTCCGTTGGACCGTGGTCCAACAAATCGACCCCGGAACGTCGGCGAAAAGCCGGAGAAGTGGGAgaagccccaaatcccaaagcttCTCCAACTTCAAGAGCATCATCGTGCTCCAAAAGAGCTACGAGTGCTCGGAATGCGGCAAgagcttcagctgcagctcccatttCTCCAAACATCGCCGGACGCACACCGGCGAGAAACCCTTCCGGTGTTTCCACTGCGGGAAGAGCTTCAACGTCTCTTCCAACCTCTACCGGCACCAGCGCGGCCACGGCGGTGCCGAGGCGGCGCCGGAAAAGCCCCGCGGGCTTCCCTACAAATGTCAGGAATGCGGGAAGAGTTTCCGGCGGAACAAAGAGTTGGCCACTCATCAGCGGCTCCACACGGGGAATTTGCCCTTCCAGTGCGGCGATTGCGGCAAGAGCTTTTCTTGGAGCTCCCACTGGCTTCGGCATCAACGGATTCACACCGGCGAGAAACCCTACGAGTGCCCGGAGTGCGGCAAGAGTTTTTCCAGGAGTTCCCATCTTTACCGGCACCAGCGCGGCCACGCCGGGGGCCGCTCGTACATCTGCACCTACTGCGGGCGGAGCTTCGGCAGCATCCTCCACTTCGAGCGGCACCAACGGACGCACACCGGCGTCAGGCCCTACAAATGCTCCCTGTGCCGGAAGAGCTTCGGCGACGCGCCGGCGTTGGTGAAACACCAACGGATTCACCTGGGCGAGGGCCCCTTCCAGTGCGAGGAATGCGGGAAAGGCTTCGGCGCGCGCTCGCAGTACGCGCGGCACCGGCGGAGTTTCCACGGCGGGTCCGGAGCCGAGAAGCCGTATCGGTGCGGGGATTGCGGGAAGAGtttctcctggagctcccaCTGGGAGAGGCACCAACGGATTCACACCGGGGAGAAACCCTACGAGTGTCCTGAGTGCGGGAAGAGCTTCGGGAGGACGTCCCACCTTTACCGGCACCAGCGGACGCACGCCGGGGGTCGGCCCCACGTCTGCGGCGAGTGCGGGAAGAGTTTTAATTCCACCCTCCACTTCCAGAAGCATCAGCGGGCGCACGGAGCCGGAGCCCGGAAAAGTTGCGGCGAGTGTGGGAAATCCTTCTCGGATCCGTCGGCGTTGGCCAAGCATCAACGGATCCACGAGGAATCCCAAAAAAGTGGGAAATCCTTGGTTGATTCGTCAACGTTGGCCAACCATCAACGGGTCCACGAGAAATCCCAAAAAAGTGGGGAATCCTTGGTGGAATCCCAAAAAAGTGGGGAATCCTTGGTGGAATCCCAAAAGTCCTGCTCGGAATGTGGAAGAACCTTTGGAGATCCTTCAACGTTGGCCAAGCACCGACGGCTCCACGATTCCGGCCGGAATTTCGGGACAGGATCCCAACTCCGGAGGCACCTCCGGAGTCACGGAGAGGAGGAAATGCCAGAAGG caggGACCGGCGa ttttggggatttttcaggctcggatttgggattttgggagagATGCAGGAGAACTATGAGAACGTCATTTCCTTGG CCGAGGAAATCGCCATCAGTTGGCCGCGGATCACCGCCTTCGCCGAATCGCACCGGAGACGCGGCCTGGGCGCCG CCGCCGAAGCCGAGGGGGACCAGCCgcacccctccccccccccggcgccgccccctcccccgggGGTCTCGGGCGATGGGGGAGGGGCGGAGCCGGATCTGCGCCGGCAGCTGGGGCTGATCCTGCAAACGGCCGGGAGGAGCCAGGTGGAAAAAATGCTGCGGGAATTGGTGcgggagcagggccaggcaggaaAACGCCGGAACCGGAGGAGAACGGCCAAAGACGGGG GCGCCGGCGCCAGTAGCGGCCCCGAGGACGATCCCACCCCTCCGGCCCCCCAAGAGCCGCCTCACCCGCCAACCGACGACGACCCTCCGTCCACCGGGAAGAGCCGAAAACCCACCGGAAGCTGCTCGGAATGCGGCAAGAGCCCGGCCAAGCCCCGGCGCTGCTCCGAGTGCGGGCGGCGCTGCCGTCAGCCGGAccgcggcggcgcggcggcggagAAACCGCACCGCTGCGGCGACTGCGGCAAAGGCTTCAGCCGCGGCTCCAACCTGGCGCAgcaccggcgcatccacaccgGCGAGCGGCCGCACCGGTGCGGGGATTGCGGCAAGGGGTTCATCCAGCGCTCCGACCTGGAGCGGCACCGGCGCGTCCACACCGGCGAGCGGCCGTACCCGTGCGGCGACTGCGGCAAACGCTTCAGCGTCAGCTCCCACCTGGACCGGCACCGCCGCACTCACGCCGGCGGGCCGGGACCGCCCGAGCAGCCCCGCGCCAAAACCAAAACGGCGACGCCGGCGGCGGAGTCGGCGCCGTACCGTTGCCCGGATTGCGGGAAGAGCTTCGGGCAACGCTCGGCGCTGGCGAAACACCGCAAGACGCACACGGGCGAGCGGCCGCACCGCTGCGGCGACTGCGGCAAGAGCTTCAGCCGCGGCTCCAACCTGACGCAgcaccggcgcatccacaccgGCGAGCGGCCGTTCGCCTGCGGCGACTGCGGCAAGGGGTTCATCCAACGCTCCGACCTGGAGCGGCACCAGCGCGTCCACACCGGCGAGCGGCCGTACTCCTGCGGCGAGTGCGGCAAGAGCTTCAGCGTCAGCTCCCACCTGGACCGGCACCGGAAAATCCACGCGGCCGAACGCGCGTCCTACCGGTGCCCGGAGCATCTGGCCGGGTTTTTGGCGGCTCACCGGCACGGGAGGCTCTTCCAGTGCGGGCAGTGCGGGCGGTGTTTCGGTCAAGGCGCGGCGCTGTTGAAGCACCAGCGGTGTCAcggcggcgccggcggcggcggTTCGGCCGCGCCGAAATGCCTGGATTGCGGGAAAAGCCGGGGGTTGTGCCAGGATTGCGGGCGGCAACCAGAAGCGGCGCCAGCGGCGCCGGAGAAGCCGTACAAGTGCCAGGAATGCGGGAAAAGCTTCGGGCAGCGCTCGGCGCTGGTGAAAcaccggcgcatccacaccgGCGAGAAACCCTACAAATGCCAAGATTGCTCCAAAGGCTTCATCCAGAAATCCGACCTCACCATCCACCGCCGGATGCACACCGGCGAGAAACCCTACGAGTGCCGGGAGTGCGGGAAGTGCTTCAGCGTCTCCTCCAACCTCCTGACCCACCAGCGGACGCACCTGGGCGAGAAACCCTTCCAGTGCTCCGAGTGCGGCAAGAGCTTCATCCAGCGCTCCGAGCTCACCATCCACCGGCGCGTGCACACCGGCGAGAAGCCCTACAAGTGCCCGGAGTGCGGCAAGTGCTTCAGCCGCAGCTCGCACCTCAACCGGCACCAGCGCACCCACGGCAAAgccggcgccgccgcctcgTCCTcgtccttctcctcctcctcttcctccttctcctcctcctcctcctcgtccgCGGTGccggcggcgccggcggcgcCCGGAGGTTTGGCCTTCCCGGCGTTCCCGGGCTCCTCGGCTGTGCCGGCGGCGTTGGAGCTGCCCTGGGCGTTGGCGTTGCCGGGCCGGGCGTTCCCGGGGTTTCCGGTGGGTAATTAG
- the LOC128801718 gene encoding zinc finger protein 345-like isoform X3 codes for MQESYESVISLAEEIAISWPRITAFAESHRRRGLGADAAPASPSDNEEEEPPPHPLEKSEIPGTPPAPNPKSPSSPASAKPGTTEVPDPEPQSRKAQGKRQGKSGTRSFKKFPPRNLRCHDCGKALALPKCRRGTERPHKCPECGKSFRLSSSLVTHQRRHSGENPYKCPDCGKSFSVGSAFIQHQRIHGGTAPCRCGVCGKSFPASSGLVKHQKLHLEEKPYKCGDCGKGFNWNSHLERHRRIHTGEKPYECPECGKSFSWSSHLDRHRRTHAAAEPAGRCAECGAGSPEPLERGMPKTPKSPKMPKNRRELLEKPHKCAECGKGFGVAAALAQHRRGHAPGKPYECRECGKSFSWSSHLDRHRRIHMGEKPFRCGNCGKSFSQSSHLERHRKIHREPCQECGKNGGKKGGKSFQKRCRILGEPCGDCSAGSAREEECDECGKDLGSGLASGLGTNAGNLKDQGTQTGEKPYTCPECGKSFTQNSALAKHRRMHTGEKPYKCPECGKSFGVRSNLIKHRRTHLGEKPYKCPECGKGFIQKSDLTKHRRMHTGEKPYECRECGKCFSVSSNLIKHQRIHLGEKPFQCSECGKSFIQRSELTIHRRVHTGEKPYKCPECGKCFSRSSHLNRHQRTHGKAGAAASSSSFSSSSSSFSSSSSSSAVPAAPAAPGGLAFPAFPGSSAVPAALELPWALALPGRAFPGFPVGN; via the exons ATGCAGGAGAGCTACGAGAGCGTCATTTCCTTGG CCGAGGAAATCGCCATCAGTTGGCCGCGGATCACCGCCTTCGCCGAATCGCACCGGAGACGCGGCCTGGGCGCCG aTGCCGCCCCGGCCTCGCCGAGCGACAACGAGGAGGAAGAGCCGCCGCCGCACCCTCTGGAAAAATCCGAAATCCCGGGAACACCACCGGCGccgaaccccaaatccccatcgAGCCCCGCCAGCGCCAAACCCGGCACCACCGAGGTGCCAGACCCAGAACCCCAATCCCGAAAAGCGCAGGGAAAACGCCAAGGAAAATCCGGCACCCGCAGCTTCAAGAAATTCCCGCCGCGAAACCTCCGGTGCCACGACTGCGGCAAAGCTTTGGCGTTGCCGAAATGCCGGCGCGGTACGGAACGACCCCATAAATGCCCGGAATGTGGGAAGAGTTTCCGGTTGAGCTCCAGCTTGGTCACCCACCAACGACGGCATTCCGGGGAAAATCCCTACAAATGCCCGGATTGCGGGAAATCCTTCAGCGTCGGCTCGGCGTTCATCCAGCACCAGCGGATCCACGGCGGCACGGCGCCGTGCCGGTGCGGGGTTTGCGGGAAGAGCTTCCCGGCGAGTTCGGGTTTGGTGAAGCACCAGAAGCTTCACCTGGAAGAGAAACCCTACAAATGCGGCGATTGCGGCAAAGGGTTCAActggaattcccacctggagCGGCACCGGCGGATTCACACTGGAGAGAAACCCTACGAGTGCCCGGAGTGTGGCAAGAGCTTCTCTTGGAGCTCCCACCTGGATCGGCATCGCCGAACCCACGCCGCGGCCGAGCCCGCCGGGCGCTGCGCCGAGTGCGGGGCGGGATCGCCGGAACCGCTGGAACGCGGGATGCCCAAAACGCCGAAAAGTCCCAAAATGCCCAAAAACCGGCGGGAGTTGTTGGAGAAACCCCACAAATGCGCGGAATGCGGGAAGGGTTTCGGCGTGGCGGCGGCGTTGGCGCAGCACCGGCGTGGCCATGCTCCCGGCAAACCCTATGAGTGCCGGGAATGCgggaaaagcttttcctggaGCTCCCACCTGGATCGGCACCGGCGAATCCACATGGGGGAAAAGCCTTTCCGCTGCGGGAACTGTGGCAAGAGTTTTTCCCAAAGTTCCCACTTGGAGCGGCACCGGAAAATCCACCGGGAGCCGTGCCAGGAATGCGGCAAGAACGGCGggaaaaaaggtgggaaaagctTCCAAAAACGCTGCCGGATTTTGGGGGAGCCGTGCGGCGACTGCAGCGCGGGGTCGGCGCGGGAGGAGGAATGCGACGAGTGCGGGAAAGATTTGGGGTCTGGTTTGGCGTCGGGTTTGGGGACGAACGCCGGGAATTTGAAGGATCAAGGCACGCAGACCGGCGAGAAGCCGTACACGTGCCCGGAATGCGGGAAGAGCTTCACTCAAAATTCGGCGTTGGCCAAACACCGGCGAATGCACACGGGGGAGAAACCCTACAAATGCCCCGAGTGCGGCAAGAGCTTCGGCGTGCGCTCCAACCTCATCAAGCACCGACGCACGCACCTCGGCGAGAAACCCTACAAATGTCCCGAGTGCGGCAAAGGCTTCATCCAGAAATCCGACCTCACCAAACACCGCCGGATGCACACCGGCGAGAAACCCTACGAGTGCCGGGAGTGCGGGAAGTGCTTCAGCGTCTCCTCCAACCTCATCAAGCACCAACGGATCCACCTGGGCGAGAAACCCTTCCAGTGCTCCGAGTGCGGCAAGAGCTTCATCCAGCGCTCCGAGCTCACCATCCACCGGCGCGTGCACACCGGCGAGAAGCCCTACAAGTGCCCGGAGTGCGGCAAGTGCTTCAGCCGCAGCTCGCACCTCAACCGGCACCAGCGCACCCACGGCAAAgccggcgccgccgcctcgTCCTcgtccttctcctcctcctcttcctccttctcctcctcctcctcctcgtccgCGGTGccggcggcgccggcggcgcCCGGAGGTTTGGCCTTCCCAGCGTTCCCGGGCTCCTCGGCTGTGCCGGCGGCGTTGGAGCTGCCCTGGGCGTTGGCGTTGCCGGGCCGGGCGTTCCCGGGGTTTCCGGTGGGTAATTAG
- the LOC128801718 gene encoding zinc finger protein 345-like isoform X1, protein MIFFPPRIPKSEPELLEFEGFGIFFPKKFGINSEFRVKMQESYESVISLAEEIAISWPRITAFAESHRRRGLGADAAPASPSDNEEEEPPPHPLEKSEIPGTPPAPNPKSPSSPASAKPGTTEVPDPEPQSRKAQGKRQGKSGTRSFKKFPPRNLRCHDCGKALALPKCRRGTERPHKCPECGKSFRLSSSLVTHQRRHSGENPYKCPDCGKSFSVGSAFIQHQRIHGGTAPCRCGVCGKSFPASSGLVKHQKLHLEEKPYKCGDCGKGFNWNSHLERHRRIHTGEKPYECPECGKSFSWSSHLDRHRRTHAAAEPAGRCAECGAGSPEPLERGMPKTPKSPKMPKNRRELLEKPHKCAECGKGFGVAAALAQHRRGHAPGKPYECRECGKSFSWSSHLDRHRRIHMGEKPFRCGNCGKSFSQSSHLERHRKIHREPCQECGKNGGKKGGKSFQKRCRILGEPCGDCSAGSAREEECDECGKDLGSGLASGLGTNAGNLKDQGTQTGEKPYTCPECGKSFTQNSALAKHRRMHTGEKPYKCPECGKSFGVRSNLIKHRRTHLGEKPYKCPECGKGFIQKSDLTKHRRMHTGEKPYECRECGKCFSVSSNLIKHQRIHLGEKPFQCSECGKSFIQRSELTIHRRVHTGEKPYKCPECGKCFSRSSHLNRHQRTHGKAGAAASSSSFSSSSSSFSSSSSSSAVPAAPAAPGGLAFPAFPGSSAVPAALELPWALALPGRAFPGFPVGN, encoded by the exons atgattttttttccccccaggatcCCAAAATCGGAGCCGGAGCTGTTGGAATTcgagggatttgggatttttttcccaaaaaaatttGGGATAAACTCGGAATTCCGTGTCAAGATGCAGGAGAGCTACGAGAGCGTCATTTCCTTGG CCGAGGAAATCGCCATCAGTTGGCCGCGGATCACCGCCTTCGCCGAATCGCACCGGAGACGCGGCCTGGGCGCCG aTGCCGCCCCGGCCTCGCCGAGCGACAACGAGGAGGAAGAGCCGCCGCCGCACCCTCTGGAAAAATCCGAAATCCCGGGAACACCACCGGCGccgaaccccaaatccccatcgAGCCCCGCCAGCGCCAAACCCGGCACCACCGAGGTGCCAGACCCAGAACCCCAATCCCGAAAAGCGCAGGGAAAACGCCAAGGAAAATCCGGCACCCGCAGCTTCAAGAAATTCCCGCCGCGAAACCTCCGGTGCCACGACTGCGGCAAAGCTTTGGCGTTGCCGAAATGCCGGCGCGGTACGGAACGACCCCATAAATGCCCGGAATGTGGGAAGAGTTTCCGGTTGAGCTCCAGCTTGGTCACCCACCAACGACGGCATTCCGGGGAAAATCCCTACAAATGCCCGGATTGCGGGAAATCCTTCAGCGTCGGCTCGGCGTTCATCCAGCACCAGCGGATCCACGGCGGCACGGCGCCGTGCCGGTGCGGGGTTTGCGGGAAGAGCTTCCCGGCGAGTTCGGGTTTGGTGAAGCACCAGAAGCTTCACCTGGAAGAGAAACCCTACAAATGCGGCGATTGCGGCAAAGGGTTCAActggaattcccacctggagCGGCACCGGCGGATTCACACTGGAGAGAAACCCTACGAGTGCCCGGAGTGTGGCAAGAGCTTCTCTTGGAGCTCCCACCTGGATCGGCATCGCCGAACCCACGCCGCGGCCGAGCCCGCCGGGCGCTGCGCCGAGTGCGGGGCGGGATCGCCGGAACCGCTGGAACGCGGGATGCCCAAAACGCCGAAAAGTCCCAAAATGCCCAAAAACCGGCGGGAGTTGTTGGAGAAACCCCACAAATGCGCGGAATGCGGGAAGGGTTTCGGCGTGGCGGCGGCGTTGGCGCAGCACCGGCGTGGCCATGCTCCCGGCAAACCCTATGAGTGCCGGGAATGCgggaaaagcttttcctggaGCTCCCACCTGGATCGGCACCGGCGAATCCACATGGGGGAAAAGCCTTTCCGCTGCGGGAACTGTGGCAAGAGTTTTTCCCAAAGTTCCCACTTGGAGCGGCACCGGAAAATCCACCGGGAGCCGTGCCAGGAATGCGGCAAGAACGGCGggaaaaaaggtgggaaaagctTCCAAAAACGCTGCCGGATTTTGGGGGAGCCGTGCGGCGACTGCAGCGCGGGGTCGGCGCGGGAGGAGGAATGCGACGAGTGCGGGAAAGATTTGGGGTCTGGTTTGGCGTCGGGTTTGGGGACGAACGCCGGGAATTTGAAGGATCAAGGCACGCAGACCGGCGAGAAGCCGTACACGTGCCCGGAATGCGGGAAGAGCTTCACTCAAAATTCGGCGTTGGCCAAACACCGGCGAATGCACACGGGGGAGAAACCCTACAAATGCCCCGAGTGCGGCAAGAGCTTCGGCGTGCGCTCCAACCTCATCAAGCACCGACGCACGCACCTCGGCGAGAAACCCTACAAATGTCCCGAGTGCGGCAAAGGCTTCATCCAGAAATCCGACCTCACCAAACACCGCCGGATGCACACCGGCGAGAAACCCTACGAGTGCCGGGAGTGCGGGAAGTGCTTCAGCGTCTCCTCCAACCTCATCAAGCACCAACGGATCCACCTGGGCGAGAAACCCTTCCAGTGCTCCGAGTGCGGCAAGAGCTTCATCCAGCGCTCCGAGCTCACCATCCACCGGCGCGTGCACACCGGCGAGAAGCCCTACAAGTGCCCGGAGTGCGGCAAGTGCTTCAGCCGCAGCTCGCACCTCAACCGGCACCAGCGCACCCACGGCAAAgccggcgccgccgcctcgTCCTcgtccttctcctcctcctcttcctccttctcctcctcctcctcctcgtccgCGGTGccggcggcgccggcggcgcCCGGAGGTTTGGCCTTCCCAGCGTTCCCGGGCTCCTCGGCTGTGCCGGCGGCGTTGGAGCTGCCCTGGGCGTTGGCGTTGCCGGGCCGGGCGTTCCCGGGGTTTCCGGTGGGTAATTAG